A region of the Arthrobacter sp. FW306-07-I genome:
GATCGGGGGAGGTCCGGCCAAGGAACAGATCACGCACGGGACCACCCACAAGGGACAACTCGTGGCCGGCGTCCACGAAGCGCTGCCCGAGCTCCAGGACCACCGGATCCACCTTGAAGTCGACGGTGTGGGTATCAATCTTGTGATGTGCGTGCGACATAGTTCCTTAAGCTTGGCAGAAACCAGCGCGGCGGCAGTCCAAAAAAGCGTCACGATCCGCGCTGATTCGCCTTCCCCGCCAAAAAGTACGTCATATCCCGTCCATCTTCGTGTCATGTTCCGGTCATCACAGGAGGGCAACAGTCGTTAGAGTGGACTCCATGGCCCATCCAGTACCGAGCGCTCCAGGCAGGAGGACAAACGCACCGTTGCCGTCGGCAATCGGGGCGCACGTTGCCCCTGCCCAGCAATCGGCGCCGGCGTCCTTGCCCACGGTGGAGGAAGTCTCCGCCGGCGGCGTCGTGGTGGACACGTCCGACGCCGAACTGAGGGTGGCGATCATCGCCCGCCTTAACCGGGGTGGCCGGCTCGAGTGGTGCCTGCCCAAGGGCCATCCGGAGGGCAAGGAAAACAACGAAGAGGCCGCGGTCCGGGAAATTGCCGAGGAAACCGGCATCGAGGGCATCATCCTGGCCCCCCTGGGCAGCATCGACTATTGGTTCACCGTCAGCGGACACCGGGTGCACAAGACCGTGCACCACTACCTCCTGCGCGCCACCGGCGGCGAGCTCACCATCGAGAACGATCCGGACCAGGAAGCCGTGGACGTCGCCTGGGTGCCCATCCAGGAACTGGCCCGGAAGCTGTCCTTTCCCAACGAACGCCGCATCGCCGACCTCGCCCGCGAAGTCCTGCCGGGACACCTCTAAGCCCGGACGCCGCCGTCGTCATTGCGGTGTTAAGTGCCTGCGGGTGAGACGATGAAGTCGATGTCAGCTACCAACTTTCCTTCCGACCGGTCCGGCCGGCCCGATGATTCGGCACCCGACGGCGTGCCCCCCGAGCCAGCTGCGCCGGACATCGACCAGCCCGCAGCAGCGGGAGCCAGCGAGACGCGTTCCAGCGCCATCATGGCTGCGGGCACGCTGGTGTCGCGTTTCCTGGGCTTCGGCAAGACCTGGATGCTGGGAACAGCCCTGGGCCTTGGCTCAACGGTCAATGACACGTTCATCAACGCCAACAACCTGCCCAACCTGATTTTCCTGCTGGTGGCCGGCGGCGTGTTCAATGCGGTGCTGGTTCCGCAGATCATCAAGGCGAGCAAGGCTCCGGACAGGGGAGCGGATTACATCAGCCGGCTGCTGACGCTGGCTGTCCTGCTCCTGTTCGGCCTGACGGCACTGGTCACCCTGGCGGCCCCGGGGGTCATTGAGCTGACCACCCAGGGCTACTCGCCGCAGCAGAAGGCACTGGCGGTCGCGTTCGCCTTCTGGTGCCTGCCGCAGATCTTCTTTTATGGCCTCTACGCCCTGCTCACCCAGGTCCTGAACGCCAATGGCGCGTTCGGACCTGCCATGTGGGCGCCTATCCTGAACAACCTGGTGTCGATCGCAGGGTTGGGCATGTTCATTTGGATCTTCGGCACGAACAAGGTCAGCCCCCACACCCTGGACAACTGGGGGCCCACCCAGACGCTCCTGGTGGCCGGGTTCTCCACTATCGGCGTGCTGTCCCAGACCGCCATCCTGCTGGTTCCAGTTTTCCGGTTGAAGCTGGGTCTCCGTCCCCGGTTCGGGTGGCGGGGCGTGGGACTGGGCCACGCTGCCCGGCTGAGCGTCTGGACCCTCCTGACGGCCGCCGTCGGGCAGCTCGCCTTCCTGTACGTCATGCGCATCGCCACCATCCCCGGCGCCGAACGCATCCGGCTGCAGGAGGCGGGGGACCCGTCCGCCTCCACCCTTCCCGGCAATGCCGTGCTCGAGGTTGCCAGCCAGCTGTACCTGCTGCCGCACTCAATCATCGCGCTGTCCCTGGCCACTGTCCTCTTTAACCGGATGACCAGGGCGTCGCAGGACGGCAACCGCGCGGAACTGCGCGACGCCCTCTCGCACGGCCTGCGGACTATGGCCGTGGCCACTGTTTTCGGTGCCCTGGCACTGTTCGCCCTGGCCGGTCCGCTGGGCATGTTTTTCTCCGGCGGCCTGCGCCAGGACGGCGTCATGCTGGCCCAGACGCTCACCATCCTGGCCCTCAGCACGCCGTTCATGAGCGCCAACTTCATGATGTCCCGCGTCTTCTACGCCAACGAGGACGCCCGCACGCCTTTCTACGTGCAGCTGCTTCTCGCAGTCGTGTACGTGGCCGGTGCGTTCGTCATCCAGTTCCTGCCGGTGGGACAGATCATCTATGCCATTGCCGTCCTGTACATGGTGGGCAACATCCTCTCGGTGGTCATCAGCGCGTTCTTCCTGCGGCGCATGCTGGGCAGCCTCGACGGGCCGCGGATTGCCAACTCGTACATCCGGATGGGGTACGCAGCCCTGGGTTCGGCCATTGCCGGCGCCGGCGCCCTGTGGCTGATGGGCAGCTACAACCCGGACGGTTTCGCGTGGAGCGGGCGCCTCCAAGCGCTGGTGACGGTAGCCATCGCAGGGCCGGTCATGCTGGCCGTCTACTTCCTGCTGCTGCGGCTGTTCCGCGTCTCGGAGCTGAGCGACATGCTCCGGCCCCTGCTGGGACGGCTTGGCCGCGGCGGCCAGGCCCCTGCGCCGGAAGCCGGGGACGCGCCGTCGTCCGCTCCTGCCGAAGGTTCCTCCGGGCACCGTCCTGAACGGGCCACCACCTCCGTGGACACCGGCCTCATCCCCCGGATCTCCGGCGAGTTCGATGCCGTCTCCTTCCGTGCGGGCCCCGATCCGGAGCGGGGTTCCCGCCGCCAGGAAACGTACGACGGCGGCAGCCAGCAAGGTGCCGAGGGCGGCTACCTGCCGGTCGAGGACCAGCCAAGCACGGCTCGGGGCGGCCTGCTCAGCGAACGGATCCCGCTCCCCGGCCGCCGGACCTACCAGGGGAAAGCCGGCGAAAACCCGTATTTCAGCAGCCGGCGCAAGCGCAAAAAGTAACGCGAATGTGCCCCGGAGCCCGTCTTCTCCGCGGCCGTCCGGGGCGGATCGGCTAGGATCGAACAGGTACAGGGGTAGTTGCATTCAGGGTTGGCCGTGCGCGGCGCCTGAACGGCGGTTGCGTCATAGAGGCCGGCAATCCCGGACAGTCTAGGAGGAACACGTGTCCAACCCGATCGATGTCGGATCAGTACTGGGCGGCCGCTACAAGGTCACCGCCACAGTGTTGGCCTCGCATGACCACGATCTGGTGCTGGACGGTGTGGACCAGGTCCTCAACCGCCCGGTCAGCATCCTGGTTGCCGGGCCGGAAAACACCGAACAGGTTGCCCAGAGCGCCCGTGAAGTGGCCACCGGCGAACGCCCTGGCACCGTGCAGGTCCTGGACCTTGGCGTGACCGAGGACACCACCTACCTCATCACCAACCACACGTCCGCCGCGGACCTGCTGGACCTGGTGGTTACCTCGAATCCGCCCTACGTTGAGCCCTTCTTCACGGACACCCTGGGCAGTGAAATCTTTGGCCAGCCCCGGTCCCACGAGCCTGAGCCGTACGACGAGGAAGACCACGTCGAGGCCGGGTACATCAATTACGCCGATTCGCACCCCAGCCAGGTTGATCCCTACCGTTCCGGTCCCGCTGTACCGCCCCGGCCTCCCGTTCGCCCCGCAGCACAGCAACCTGGTCCGCAGCAGGCTGGCTCTCAGCAGCCTGCCTCTCCGCCGCGTGCCTCGAACGGCCACCGCGGTGCCGGAGCTGCTGCGGGTGCAGCCGCCGGTGTTGCTGGTGCTGCCGCTGCTTCCGGTGCCGCAGCATCAAAGGCCGGGTTGGGAGCCTCCCGGGTCGACCCGGATGCCACCGCCGCCCAGCCGGTAACCAATCGTGCTCCTTCTCCGTCTGAACGTGCTGGTTCCGCGGAGGCAGACACGGGCCCGAACGATACGGCGGCCGTCGGCAGCACCCAGGCCCACCCAGCCGCGGAGCAGCGCAAGCCAAAGGTTTCCCTGTGGTCCGACGACGACTACACACACGCGGGGGACCAGGACCGCTACGAGGACACCGACGAAGCACAGCAGGAAGCGCGGCCGGTCAAGAGCAAGTCTGCCCTGTTCGCCCGCGCGGCAGCACCCGCTTCCGCGGGAGTCTCCTTCGCTGACCGGGACGACTACGACGATGACCGGGATGAATCCCAAAACCAGCCCCGTTCCATGCGTTGGCTGGTTGGGGGTTTGCTGGCCGTGGTTCTGATTGCTGGCCTGATCTTTGCCGTCACCAACCTGGGCAGCCTATTCACCTCCGAACCACAGGCCCAGCCAACGGCCGCACCGGCAGCGAGCACCACTGCACCGCAGGCATCCGCGCCGGCAACGCAGGCAGCTCCCTCAAAACCACCGGTAGTTCCGCCGGCCATCGAGAGTGTCAGCAGGCAGGGTAACTTCGACTTTGCCGCCACTTTCGACCGCGACTTGATCAAGGCGTACGACGGCAACGCCGCAAGCTACTGGTCCGACATGGAGTTCGCCACGGAGAACTGGGGCGGCCTGGCCCCGCAGGGTGTTCCCCTCGTGGTGAAGCTGAAGAGCCAGTCCACTGTCTCCTCCATCACGCTCTCCCAGCTTGGGGGATCGGGCGGCAACATCAGCGTGTACACCAATGACCAGCCCACCACGGACGGTGCCAAGCTGGTTGGGACCAACAGCTTCACGTCCACGGACCTGAACATGCCCCTCCCGGAGCCCGTGCAGGCACAGTATGTCATTGTGTCCATCAACTCACTGCCCAAGCTCGCGGCACCCAAGACCCGTTACGGCTACGGCCTCCGGCTGGCTGAGATCAAGGTCCAGTAGGGCGGGAGCCTGGGCGGCTTTACGACTCCGCATGTTGCTGCCGGGCGCGAACCAGCCTGGCTGGGAATGTAGTCTGGAAAGTGCGCCCTGACTGCAACTATCTCTCATGCTGTCGGGGGTTTGCCTTGCCCAGGCGCTGGAATATTCAGCACGCGGACGCAGTTGTGCCATGTGGCCGGCCTCCACAGGGAGGCGAGTCGAACAAGGAAGAGGTTCACGGTCCAGTGACCATCGAAGAGAAGACGGCGTCGGATGTTCGCGACGTCATCATTGTGGGCTCGGGCCCGGCGGGCTATACGGCGGCCGTCTATACCGCCAGGGCGGACCTCAAGCCACTGTTGTTGGCCGGGTCGGTTACTGCCGGCGGCGAGCTAATGAACACCACGGACGTGGAGAACTATCCTGGTTTCCCCGAGGGAATCATGGGCCCGGACCTGATGGAGAACTTCGAGAAGCAGGCCGCCCGCTTTGGGACGGAGATCCAGTTTGAGGATGTAACCGCGCTGGAGCTGGAGGGGCCGGTCAAGACGGTCACCATCGCCACGGGGGAGACCTTCAAGGCGAAGGCCGTCATCCTCTCCACCGGCTCTGCATACCGGGAGCTGGGACTGCCCAACGAGAAGCGGCTGTCCGGTCATGGTGTTAGCTGGTGTGCAACCTGTGACGGTTTCTTTTTCAAGGATCAGGACATCGCTGTCATCGGCGGTGGTGACTCCGCCATGGAAGAAGCCCTCTTCCTTACGAAGTTTGCGAAATCGGTCACGGTTGTCCACCGTCGCGACACCCTCAAGGCTTCCAAAATCATGGCTGACCGAGCCTTGGAGCACGAAAAGATCAGTTTCATCTGGAACAGCACTGTTGCTGACGTGCTGGGAACCGACAAGGTCACCGGTCTTCGGTTGAAGAATTTGGTGGACGGCACGGAGTCGGAGCTTGCCGTTACAGGTGTCTTCGTGGCGATCGGCAACGACCCGCGAACTGACCTGGTCAAGAACGTCCTCAACCTGACCCCGGAAGGGACCATTGCAGTAGAGGGTCGAAGCTCCAAGACAAGCCTTCCCGGCGTATTTGCGGCCGGCGACGTTGTGGATCCCACCTACCGCCAAGCGATTACCGCTTCTGGTTCCGGGTGTGTCGCAGCAATCGACGTCGAACACTACCTGGCAGACCTGCCGGCTTGATCCGCGCACTGTTATCCGAAGAGAAAGATAGGTTATGAGCAACGCTAAAGATGTAACTGACGCAAGTTTCGGCACTGACGTTTTGTCGGCCGAGAAGCCGGTAATCGTGGATTTCTGGGCGGAATGGTGCGGCCCCTGCCGCAAGCTGGGCCCCATTCTGGATGAGATCTCCGTCGAGTACGGTGAAAAGGTGGACGTCGTCAAGGTAAACGTTGACGACAACCCCGCGATCGCTGCGGAGTACGGAATCACCTCCATTCCTGCCGTTTACCTCTTCCAGGGTGGCCAGGTGAAGAGCACCGTTATCGGAGCAAAGCCGAAGCAGTTTTTCGAGAAGGAGTTTGCTGACGTCCTGTCCTAGGTTGTAGCGCCCATGGTGAACATGGGTTTCCTGTAGGAGTGGCCATCGCCGGGAGGCGGTGGCCACTCTTTTATGTGCAGGACGTTCGGTACCTTTCTGGGTCTTATTTATAGGGTTTCGAGCACCATCCTCATACGCGGCGGTGTTGCCGCCAGCGTTGGTAGCTACCAGGGGTGCCTGTTTCACGGGAAACATCGACTCGCTGGTTGCAATTTCCGGAGCGGTGGTGGGTGCCCCCTGAATCGATCGAGCCAGGCACACCGTATCGCTGTGACTGAGTTTTTCGACTAGCTTTGATGGGCGAACCTGCACGATGCAAGTTTCAGGTCGAGTCGGTGGTATGCAACTGTATGAAAGTATTGAAGCCAAGCATCAGCTGTAACGTTCTCACGTCTTTTGGGCACTACCTGCACTGCCGCGGCCAGGCGTGTTTCACGTGAAACCAGCACGCCACGCCCGTACCGCAGTACGCCGCCAGGGACCTAATGCGGCAACGTAGTCTCGAATACCGCCCTGGGGCGGTCGCAGAGTTGGGGCCAAGAAACGCCCCCAGCGCGATGAGTCGTCAGACCATCGTCCCGCACAAAAGCAGCAGGTGTGAAGCGCGTAATTCTTTCCCCGCCGCTGCACTTGGCATTGTCGGGGTTCGTATTCCTTCGTGCGTTATTCTCGTACCGCGCGCGGTTATGAATATCACCACCCTGGAGCGCCGCGCTGGCTGCGCGCTGGCCTCTTACCGTACAAGGAATCCCCATTACGGCTCTGACTCGTTGACCGTCAGACGGACAACTAGGATCTATAGACCCGCCCTCCTCGTCCGCTGGAACCGCGCCTACGGGAACAGCCTCAGTAGTTCTACGTTCCTCGTCCCACTGTCGACGCGACCTCGCTCGAAAACTGAGAGGCACTAAGTCCAAGCCGCCGCACGATACCTACACACAAGCAAGCCGTTGTGAGCGGCGCGAATGGTAGGCACTCCCTAGCCGGGCGCCCCCACAGCCGAGGCCCTGGCCCTTCACAGGGCACAGATCCGATCCGTTTTGATGTTGATGGAGCCTGCGATGAGGTCGAGCCACGCCGGTCCGGTAGCAAGCGCTTGCGGCGCCATTGCCCACACCAAGGGAGCTGGATCGATAGGCCGGGCGCACATCGCCCACGTGCGTCCTGCCCACAGGAAGACCACGCGACCATAGCGATTACCCTGCAGGGGGAGGAGACCCACCACAGCGGTCGTTCAGCATGGGCGGACGCCCAAGCAGTGCCTGCCGCCGCGACGTGCTTGTTTCACGTGAAACAGGCAGCACCTTCGATGGGCTGTTTCACGTGAAACCGCTTGCGTGGAGGGGCCCGCAGGCGCATGAGTTTCCGGTAGAGACAGTGCTGCTATACATGCAGATTGCCCGTACCCCAGCTCAGCTCTAGATGACTGCTCCGGTCGGCGCTCATGCGGTTCAGAATTTTCCGGCTCACGACCTCAACAGAATATCGGGTAGGGGCTCTACCTTGGGCTCGTTCATGAGATCTCGGTACACACGTATTCGAGGGCAGCAACACGCCTGGCGAAGCATGCCGGCCGCCGCGGCAACTAGCAATTACGGGAGTGTCCGTGATGATCCCAAGGGAGAGGACATGGACTGCGACATCGCCCAACCTATCGGGATTCTTGTCATCCTCGTGGCTAGTCGCCACCTAGGAACGCCCACGGATTACGGGCCGTGTAGGGATCCATGCGAAGTAGATTGAGACACCGAATGAGTGGCGCCAACATGCGCGAGTACACAGCGTCTACTGCAGTCACTAGCGACAGGACGGGGGAGGAGGATGGGGCGAAGGCGGACTACCGCAGCTGGCTTTTTCCCCAGCCTTATCCACAGGGTCGCGGATCACTATCCACAGCGTTGTCCACAGGCTCAGGCGTGCCCATCGCTGGCAGACGTGCGGCTAGCGGAAGCCAGTCCAGTGGATGCCTGCTGCTCAAATACTGCGACTACCAATCTTGAAGCCGTCGGTGCTGTTCGCAAGAACGGCTCCAGCACCCGATAGGTGAGATTTAGCAACTGCTATACGTCTCAGCAGGTACTCCGGCCGCCTATAGGCCTGACCACTTCCTTTGTTTCACGTGAAACGTTGGAACGTCACGCAAGCAAGATGAAAGCATATAGAAAAGAATTCGTCTGGGCATCGCCTCTTGAGACGCAAGGCGACCTGGAGCGGCCCGATCCACCTGTGA
Encoded here:
- the murJ gene encoding murein biosynthesis integral membrane protein MurJ, with product MSATNFPSDRSGRPDDSAPDGVPPEPAAPDIDQPAAAGASETRSSAIMAAGTLVSRFLGFGKTWMLGTALGLGSTVNDTFINANNLPNLIFLLVAGGVFNAVLVPQIIKASKAPDRGADYISRLLTLAVLLLFGLTALVTLAAPGVIELTTQGYSPQQKALAVAFAFWCLPQIFFYGLYALLTQVLNANGAFGPAMWAPILNNLVSIAGLGMFIWIFGTNKVSPHTLDNWGPTQTLLVAGFSTIGVLSQTAILLVPVFRLKLGLRPRFGWRGVGLGHAARLSVWTLLTAAVGQLAFLYVMRIATIPGAERIRLQEAGDPSASTLPGNAVLEVASQLYLLPHSIIALSLATVLFNRMTRASQDGNRAELRDALSHGLRTMAVATVFGALALFALAGPLGMFFSGGLRQDGVMLAQTLTILALSTPFMSANFMMSRVFYANEDARTPFYVQLLLAVVYVAGAFVIQFLPVGQIIYAIAVLYMVGNILSVVISAFFLRRMLGSLDGPRIANSYIRMGYAALGSAIAGAGALWLMGSYNPDGFAWSGRLQALVTVAIAGPVMLAVYFLLLRLFRVSELSDMLRPLLGRLGRGGQAPAPEAGDAPSSAPAEGSSGHRPERATTSVDTGLIPRISGEFDAVSFRAGPDPERGSRRQETYDGGSQQGAEGGYLPVEDQPSTARGGLLSERIPLPGRRTYQGKAGENPYFSSRRKRKK
- the trxB gene encoding thioredoxin-disulfide reductase, whose product is MTIEEKTASDVRDVIIVGSGPAGYTAAVYTARADLKPLLLAGSVTAGGELMNTTDVENYPGFPEGIMGPDLMENFEKQAARFGTEIQFEDVTALELEGPVKTVTIATGETFKAKAVILSTGSAYRELGLPNEKRLSGHGVSWCATCDGFFFKDQDIAVIGGGDSAMEEALFLTKFAKSVTVVHRRDTLKASKIMADRALEHEKISFIWNSTVADVLGTDKVTGLRLKNLVDGTESELAVTGVFVAIGNDPRTDLVKNVLNLTPEGTIAVEGRSSKTSLPGVFAAGDVVDPTYRQAITASGSGCVAAIDVEHYLADLPA
- a CDS encoding ABC transporter substrate-binding protein, with product MSNPIDVGSVLGGRYKVTATVLASHDHDLVLDGVDQVLNRPVSILVAGPENTEQVAQSAREVATGERPGTVQVLDLGVTEDTTYLITNHTSAADLLDLVVTSNPPYVEPFFTDTLGSEIFGQPRSHEPEPYDEEDHVEAGYINYADSHPSQVDPYRSGPAVPPRPPVRPAAQQPGPQQAGSQQPASPPRASNGHRGAGAAAGAAAGVAGAAAASGAAASKAGLGASRVDPDATAAQPVTNRAPSPSERAGSAEADTGPNDTAAVGSTQAHPAAEQRKPKVSLWSDDDYTHAGDQDRYEDTDEAQQEARPVKSKSALFARAAAPASAGVSFADRDDYDDDRDESQNQPRSMRWLVGGLLAVVLIAGLIFAVTNLGSLFTSEPQAQPTAAPAASTTAPQASAPATQAAPSKPPVVPPAIESVSRQGNFDFAATFDRDLIKAYDGNAASYWSDMEFATENWGGLAPQGVPLVVKLKSQSTVSSITLSQLGGSGGNISVYTNDQPTTDGAKLVGTNSFTSTDLNMPLPEPVQAQYVIVSINSLPKLAAPKTRYGYGLRLAEIKVQ
- the trxA gene encoding thioredoxin, which gives rise to MSNAKDVTDASFGTDVLSAEKPVIVDFWAEWCGPCRKLGPILDEISVEYGEKVDVVKVNVDDNPAIAAEYGITSIPAVYLFQGGQVKSTVIGAKPKQFFEKEFADVLS
- a CDS encoding NUDIX hydrolase, coding for MAHPVPSAPGRRTNAPLPSAIGAHVAPAQQSAPASLPTVEEVSAGGVVVDTSDAELRVAIIARLNRGGRLEWCLPKGHPEGKENNEEAAVREIAEETGIEGIILAPLGSIDYWFTVSGHRVHKTVHHYLLRATGGELTIENDPDQEAVDVAWVPIQELARKLSFPNERRIADLAREVLPGHL